A DNA window from Hydra vulgaris chromosome 13, alternate assembly HydraT2T_AEP contains the following coding sequences:
- the LOC136089810 gene encoding uncharacterized protein LOC136089810: protein MEMPLPIPGYKKSRRVFNLEQEKAIASYISTASNIYYGLSPYEARKLAFECAIKYNLNFPKSWLKLSMVGPDWMRGFLNRHSGLSIRTPEATNRNHFSASNIYNVDETGITTVQKPNKVIARKGIKQVGALTSQERGTLVTIVLAVNACGNSVPPMFLFPRKKIYDHFIRDGPNECIGASNGSGWMNEECFVTYLNHFIRHVKPKKESPVLLLLDNHQSHLSVQLITLCKDNRIVLLSFPPHCSHKLQPLDRSVFGPFKNA, encoded by the exons ATGGAAATGCCGCTACCTATTCCTGGTTATAAAAAGTCACGCCGAGTTTTCAATTTAGAACAAGAAAAAGCTATTGCTTCATATATATCAACAGCTTCTAATATTTATTATGGATTATCACCTTATGAAGCACGAAAACTTGCATTTGAATGTGCTATAAAGTATAACCTTAATTTTCCAAAATCTTGGTTAAAACTTTCAATGGTCGGTCCTGACTGGATGAGAGGGTTTTTAAATCGACATTCAGGATTGTCTATCAGAACTCCAGAAGCAACAA ATAGAAATCATTTTTCTGCATCTAATATTTACAATGTTGATGAGACTGGTATCACCACTGTGCAAAAACCAAACAAGGTAATTGCTCGTAAAGGTATTAAGCAAGTTGGAGCATTAACATCTCAAGAACGGGGGACACTAGTGACAATTGTGTTAGCTGTAAATGCATGTGGCAATAGTGTGCCTCCAATGTTTCTATTTCCGAGAAAGAAAATTTATGATCACTTTATTCGTGATGGACCAAATGAATGCATTGGTGCTTCGAATGGGTCAGGGTGGATGAATGAAGAGTGCTTTGTTACTTACTTAAACCACTTTATTCGGCATGTCAAGCCCAAAAAAGAAAGTCCTGTGCTATTACTTTTAGACAACCATCAGTCTCATTTATCTGTTCAATTAATAACATTGTGTAAAGATAATCGTATAGTTTTGCTTTCCTTCCCTCCTCATTGCTCACATAAGTTGCAACCTCTGGATAGATCTGTATTCGGACCATTCAAAAATGCGTAG
- the LOC136089811 gene encoding N-acetylglucosaminyl-phosphatidylinositol de-N-acetylase-like, with product MKTVSRWFLTIIGLTFIVVVWINLLKKPSFESIFINQKSVALITAHPDDEVVFFSPTILQLQKNGVLFYLICVTFGDYEGHGADRMEELYNCCNELGVNTERIIFINNKNFLEHPSKRWENLSSLVENLNVVLKKLEIETVFTFGPYGCSGHPNHIDTHTAVRSLKTFRRFFLKDSSLNWFQSAFLEILSTSFTNSKSRDIKTQ from the exons atgaaaacagttTCGAGATGGTTTTTGACTATAATTGGTTTAACGTTTATTGTAGTCGTTTggataaatcttttaaaaaaaccttcGTTTGAAAGCATTTTTATCAATCAAAAGTCGGTCGCATTAATAACTGCTCATCCAGATGATGAAGTTGTCTTTTTTTCGCCAACAATTcttcaattacaaaagaatggtgtcttgttttatttaatttgtgtAACATTTGGAGATTACGAAGGTCATGGCGCTGATCGTATGGAGGAGTTATATAATTGTTGCAACGAACTCGGTGTTAATACTGAacgaattatttttataaataataaaaactttctcGAACACCCCTCTAAACGATGGGAAAACTTATCGTCGCTTGTTGAGAACTTGaacgttgttttaaaaaagttagaaattgAAACTGTGTTTACATTTGGTCCGTACGGTTGTTCTGGGCATCCTAATCACATAGATACTCATACAGCTGTGcgatctttaaaaacttttagaagattttttttaaaagactcaaGCTTGAACTGGTTTCAATCGGCGTTTCTTGAAATTTTATCAACTTCCTTTACTAACAGTAAAAGCAgg gatataaaaacacaataa